In Stomoxys calcitrans chromosome 2, idStoCalc2.1, whole genome shotgun sequence, the following proteins share a genomic window:
- the LOC106081431 gene encoding serine/threonine-protein kinase/endoribonuclease IRE1 isoform X1: protein MFSMVGSSGTGDKMKKSFRKSLFLFRCFILVIVIASAFATATTTTQKAEDSEVVDDDISNRLPKEGCTDLARDEETLMVFSTLGGGLTAIDPITSEIRWTIADDPPIRAEQQQNVHVPQYLPDPRDGSIYQLGDMGNLKKLPYTIPQLVANAPCRSSDGILYSGKKSDTWFIVDPKSGRREKVGFDGSVEGGGSAGERIGWATSRAIYLGRTQYTVMMFDSMNKNKNTKPWNITFYDYSSMATTPDISKDYEYLHLTTTTNGNILTLDRKKGKFVWKNDLSSPVVAAFLLGPEGLLSVPFTTVSDEAFQAILDESKDGNVNTVKLFQSLYVGEHGNGLYALPSLVDKNTPRISTAPPIHLLGGPETDVDPNTVYLNDVLKKNAGILLGYYNRPNDVNLQLSPSPTVTKDDGNHQLATISASLKGPGRSILSSDKESTTATSNIGTQTEPVIELEIESEVPNKTFGRFALNKTKEIIIDNSKQVRSFIYEWFIDHPSNRVHVILCIIIIVMFMMFWYMHSSMRELRNQSENGSKTYSGSRGSGSSNISAQDLIDLGDGHIRVGKISFNSNEVLGKGCEGTFVFKGTFEERYVAVKRLLPECFTFADREVALLRESDAHENVVRYFCTEQDRQFRYIAVELCAATLQDYTEGERSIDLRSQIAVWEVLKQAASGLSHLHSLNIVHRDIKPQNVLLSLPDNNGVVRVMISDFGLCKKLNYGKTSFSRRSGVTGTDGWIAPEMMRGQRTTTSVDIFSLGCVYYYVLSRGQHLFGDALKRQANILTNDHILDHLKPDNSNECSKYILAGELISDMIHRDPQCRPPAKCIGNHPTFWTDKKILAFLQDVSDRVEKLQFNVEPLKSLEKNGTIVVLEDWNIHLDPIITEDLRKFRGYMGASVRDLLRALRNKKHHYHELSDEMQNILGSIPHEFTNYWISKFPYLISHAYHAFSICSNEPIFKSYYNSSYHFTRPDYFDADDDLYPTLLQRDPKPLAKQTTSSGNASPKKPLTPQQPRQRKGNYNFRKPPAEGDDLMPAHGGLQRNFDSNYPSNEDEKRDVFANFKFRRNNKSSNRSYNNLGKKDKNVTWTLSPTTTVSTMQPSNTMPKDE, encoded by the exons ATCCTCCAATAAGAGCCGAACAGCAGCAGAATGTTCATGTGCCACAATATTTACCGGATCCCAGAGATGGAAGCATTTATCAACTTGGCGACATGGGTAATTTGAAAAAGTTACCCTACACCATACCGCAGCTAGTAGCCAATGCTCCCTGTCGGTCTTCGGATGGAATTTTATATTCTGGCAAAAAGAGCGACACGTGGTTTATCGTTGATCCAAAATCGGGGCGGCGAGAAAAGGTGGGCTTTGATGGCTCAGTGGAAGGTGGAGGATCAGCCGGTGAACGCATAGGTTGGGCAACATCAAGGGCCATCTATTTGGGCAGGACACAATACACGGTTATGATGTTTGACAGCAtgaataagaataaaaataccAAGCCATGGAATATAACATTTTACGATTATAGTTCGATGGCCACCACACCTGATATATCAAAGGATTACG AATACCTACACTTGACCACTACCACCAATGGAAATATATTGACTTTGGATCGTAAAAAGGGCAAATTTGTATGGAAAAATGATTTGAGCAGCCCCGTTGTAGCTGCTTTTCTTTTGGGCCCCGAGGGCTTGTTAAGTGTGCCTTTTACCACTGTATCCGACGAAGCTTTTCAGGCCATTTTGGATGAATCTAAAGATGGCAACGTGAATACTGTGAAATTGTT CCAATCACTGTACGTGGGCGAACATGGCAATGGCCTATATGCCCTGCCTTCGTTGGTAGACAAAAATACACCGCGAATTTCTACAGCTCCACCTATACATTTATTGGGTGGTCCTGAGACCGATGTTGATCCCAATACCGTTTATCTAAACGATGTCTTAAAAAAGAACGCTGGCATTCTGTTGGGCTACTATAATCGACCCAATGATGTTAACTTACAACTCTCGCCATCTCCCACAGTAACTAAGGATGATGGCAATCACCAATTGGCTACTATTAGTGCTTCTCTTAAGGGTCCTGGTCGTAGTATTCTTTCATCGGACAAAGAAAGCACTACAGCTACGTCGAATATTGGCACACAAACTGAGCCAGTCATAGAGTTGGAAATTGAATCGGAAGTTCCCAACAAAACATTTGGCCGTTTCGCCCTGAATAAGACCAAGGAAATTATTATAGACAATAGCAAGCAAGTGCGTTCCTTCATCTACGAGTGGTTTATTGACCACCCCAGCAATCGGGTACATGTCATTTTGTGCATCATTATCATTGTAATGTTCATGATGTTCTGGTACATGCACAGTTCTATGCGTGAATTGAGAAATCAAAGTGAGAATGGCTCCAAAACATATAGCGGTAGCCGAGGCAGTGGTAGTAGTAATATTAGTGCTCAAGATCTCATTGACCTGGGAGATGGACATATACGTGTTGGCAAAATCTCCTTCAATTCGAATGAAGTTCTGGGCAAAGGTTGCGAGGGTACTTTCGTTTTCAAGGGAACATTTGAAGAACGTTATGTGGCAGTTAAACGACTGCTGCCGGAATGTTTCACATTTGCCGATCGTGAAGTGGCATTGCTGCGAGAGAGTGATGCTCACGAGAATGTTGTGCGTTACTTTTGCACAGAGCAAGATCGTCAGTTTCGTTATATAGCTGTAGAATTGTGTGCCGCAACATTGCAAGATTATACAGAAGGAGAACGCAGCATAGATCTAAGATCCCAGATAGCGGTATGGGAAGTTTTAAAGCAAGCTGCATCCGGCTTAAGTCATTTGCATTCATTGAATATTG TTCATCGTGATATAAAACCCCAGAATGTATTACTTTCGTTGCCTGACAACAATGGCGTAGTAAGGGTTATGATTTCCGATTTTGGTCTTTGCAAGAAACTTAACTATGGCAAAACCAGTTTCTCAAGACGTTCAGGTGTAACAGGCACCGATGGCTGGATAGCTCCAGAAATGATGAGAGGCCAAAGAACG ACAACATCTGTTGATATTTTCTCCTTGGGTTGTGTGTATTACTATGTTCTCAGCAGAGGACAACATTTGTTTGGCGATGCACTCAAAAGACAAGCAAACATCTTAACCAACgatcatattcttgatcacttaAAACCCGACAATAGTAATGAGTGTAGTAAATAC ATCTTAGCTGGCGAACTTATCAGCGATATGATCCATAGAGATCCCCAATGCCGTCCTCCTGCCAAGTGTATTGGTAACCATCCCACATTTTGGACGGACAAAAAGATTTTGGCCTTTCTTCAAGATGTTAGCGATCGTGTGGAGAAGTTGCAATTCAATGTGGAGCCACTGAAATCGCTGGAAAAGAATGGTACTATTGTTGTCTTGGAGGATTGGAATATCCACCTGGACCCAATTATAACCGAGGATTTACGGAAATTCCGTGGCTATATGGGAGCAAGTGTTAGAGATTTATTGAGAGCATTGAGAAATAAG AAACACCACTATCATGAATTAAGTGATGAAATGCAAAATATACTTGGCAGCATTCCACACGAATTTACCAACTATTGGATAAGTAAATTCCCCTACTTGATATCGCATGCCTATCATGCCTTCAGTATTTGCTCAAATGAGCCCATTTTTAAGTCCTACTACAATTCATCATACCACTTCACACGACCGGATTATTTTGATGCGGATGATGATCTGTACCCAACACTTTTGCAGAGAGATCCCAAGCCATTGGCCAAACAAACAACATCATCCGGCAATGCAAGTCCGAAAAAACCGCTAACACCACAACAGCCTAGACAACGTAAGGGCAACTATAATTTCCGCAAGCCCCCAGCAGAGGGAGATGATTTGATGCCAGCTCATGGAGGGCTGCAGCGTAATTTCGATAGTAATTATCCATCCAACGAGGATGAAAAACGTGATGtgtttgcaaattttaaattcagacGCAATAACAAATCCTCAAATCGTAGTTATAATAATTTAggtaaaaaagacaaaaacgtCACTTGGACATTGTCCCCGACGACAACTGTCAGTACTATGCAGCCCTCTAACACCATGCCAAAAGATGAATAG
- the LOC106081431 gene encoding serine/threonine-protein kinase/endoribonuclease IRE1 isoform X2: protein MGNLKKLPYTIPQLVANAPCRSSDGILYSGKKSDTWFIVDPKSGRREKVGFDGSVEGGGSAGERIGWATSRAIYLGRTQYTVMMFDSMNKNKNTKPWNITFYDYSSMATTPDISKDYEYLHLTTTTNGNILTLDRKKGKFVWKNDLSSPVVAAFLLGPEGLLSVPFTTVSDEAFQAILDESKDGNVNTVKLFQSLYVGEHGNGLYALPSLVDKNTPRISTAPPIHLLGGPETDVDPNTVYLNDVLKKNAGILLGYYNRPNDVNLQLSPSPTVTKDDGNHQLATISASLKGPGRSILSSDKESTTATSNIGTQTEPVIELEIESEVPNKTFGRFALNKTKEIIIDNSKQVRSFIYEWFIDHPSNRVHVILCIIIIVMFMMFWYMHSSMRELRNQSENGSKTYSGSRGSGSSNISAQDLIDLGDGHIRVGKISFNSNEVLGKGCEGTFVFKGTFEERYVAVKRLLPECFTFADREVALLRESDAHENVVRYFCTEQDRQFRYIAVELCAATLQDYTEGERSIDLRSQIAVWEVLKQAASGLSHLHSLNIVHRDIKPQNVLLSLPDNNGVVRVMISDFGLCKKLNYGKTSFSRRSGVTGTDGWIAPEMMRGQRTTTSVDIFSLGCVYYYVLSRGQHLFGDALKRQANILTNDHILDHLKPDNSNECSKYILAGELISDMIHRDPQCRPPAKCIGNHPTFWTDKKILAFLQDVSDRVEKLQFNVEPLKSLEKNGTIVVLEDWNIHLDPIITEDLRKFRGYMGASVRDLLRALRNKKHHYHELSDEMQNILGSIPHEFTNYWISKFPYLISHAYHAFSICSNEPIFKSYYNSSYHFTRPDYFDADDDLYPTLLQRDPKPLAKQTTSSGNASPKKPLTPQQPRQRKGNYNFRKPPAEGDDLMPAHGGLQRNFDSNYPSNEDEKRDVFANFKFRRNNKSSNRSYNNLGKKDKNVTWTLSPTTTVSTMQPSNTMPKDE from the exons ATGGGTAATTTGAAAAAGTTACCCTACACCATACCGCAGCTAGTAGCCAATGCTCCCTGTCGGTCTTCGGATGGAATTTTATATTCTGGCAAAAAGAGCGACACGTGGTTTATCGTTGATCCAAAATCGGGGCGGCGAGAAAAGGTGGGCTTTGATGGCTCAGTGGAAGGTGGAGGATCAGCCGGTGAACGCATAGGTTGGGCAACATCAAGGGCCATCTATTTGGGCAGGACACAATACACGGTTATGATGTTTGACAGCAtgaataagaataaaaataccAAGCCATGGAATATAACATTTTACGATTATAGTTCGATGGCCACCACACCTGATATATCAAAGGATTACG AATACCTACACTTGACCACTACCACCAATGGAAATATATTGACTTTGGATCGTAAAAAGGGCAAATTTGTATGGAAAAATGATTTGAGCAGCCCCGTTGTAGCTGCTTTTCTTTTGGGCCCCGAGGGCTTGTTAAGTGTGCCTTTTACCACTGTATCCGACGAAGCTTTTCAGGCCATTTTGGATGAATCTAAAGATGGCAACGTGAATACTGTGAAATTGTT CCAATCACTGTACGTGGGCGAACATGGCAATGGCCTATATGCCCTGCCTTCGTTGGTAGACAAAAATACACCGCGAATTTCTACAGCTCCACCTATACATTTATTGGGTGGTCCTGAGACCGATGTTGATCCCAATACCGTTTATCTAAACGATGTCTTAAAAAAGAACGCTGGCATTCTGTTGGGCTACTATAATCGACCCAATGATGTTAACTTACAACTCTCGCCATCTCCCACAGTAACTAAGGATGATGGCAATCACCAATTGGCTACTATTAGTGCTTCTCTTAAGGGTCCTGGTCGTAGTATTCTTTCATCGGACAAAGAAAGCACTACAGCTACGTCGAATATTGGCACACAAACTGAGCCAGTCATAGAGTTGGAAATTGAATCGGAAGTTCCCAACAAAACATTTGGCCGTTTCGCCCTGAATAAGACCAAGGAAATTATTATAGACAATAGCAAGCAAGTGCGTTCCTTCATCTACGAGTGGTTTATTGACCACCCCAGCAATCGGGTACATGTCATTTTGTGCATCATTATCATTGTAATGTTCATGATGTTCTGGTACATGCACAGTTCTATGCGTGAATTGAGAAATCAAAGTGAGAATGGCTCCAAAACATATAGCGGTAGCCGAGGCAGTGGTAGTAGTAATATTAGTGCTCAAGATCTCATTGACCTGGGAGATGGACATATACGTGTTGGCAAAATCTCCTTCAATTCGAATGAAGTTCTGGGCAAAGGTTGCGAGGGTACTTTCGTTTTCAAGGGAACATTTGAAGAACGTTATGTGGCAGTTAAACGACTGCTGCCGGAATGTTTCACATTTGCCGATCGTGAAGTGGCATTGCTGCGAGAGAGTGATGCTCACGAGAATGTTGTGCGTTACTTTTGCACAGAGCAAGATCGTCAGTTTCGTTATATAGCTGTAGAATTGTGTGCCGCAACATTGCAAGATTATACAGAAGGAGAACGCAGCATAGATCTAAGATCCCAGATAGCGGTATGGGAAGTTTTAAAGCAAGCTGCATCCGGCTTAAGTCATTTGCATTCATTGAATATTG TTCATCGTGATATAAAACCCCAGAATGTATTACTTTCGTTGCCTGACAACAATGGCGTAGTAAGGGTTATGATTTCCGATTTTGGTCTTTGCAAGAAACTTAACTATGGCAAAACCAGTTTCTCAAGACGTTCAGGTGTAACAGGCACCGATGGCTGGATAGCTCCAGAAATGATGAGAGGCCAAAGAACG ACAACATCTGTTGATATTTTCTCCTTGGGTTGTGTGTATTACTATGTTCTCAGCAGAGGACAACATTTGTTTGGCGATGCACTCAAAAGACAAGCAAACATCTTAACCAACgatcatattcttgatcacttaAAACCCGACAATAGTAATGAGTGTAGTAAATAC ATCTTAGCTGGCGAACTTATCAGCGATATGATCCATAGAGATCCCCAATGCCGTCCTCCTGCCAAGTGTATTGGTAACCATCCCACATTTTGGACGGACAAAAAGATTTTGGCCTTTCTTCAAGATGTTAGCGATCGTGTGGAGAAGTTGCAATTCAATGTGGAGCCACTGAAATCGCTGGAAAAGAATGGTACTATTGTTGTCTTGGAGGATTGGAATATCCACCTGGACCCAATTATAACCGAGGATTTACGGAAATTCCGTGGCTATATGGGAGCAAGTGTTAGAGATTTATTGAGAGCATTGAGAAATAAG AAACACCACTATCATGAATTAAGTGATGAAATGCAAAATATACTTGGCAGCATTCCACACGAATTTACCAACTATTGGATAAGTAAATTCCCCTACTTGATATCGCATGCCTATCATGCCTTCAGTATTTGCTCAAATGAGCCCATTTTTAAGTCCTACTACAATTCATCATACCACTTCACACGACCGGATTATTTTGATGCGGATGATGATCTGTACCCAACACTTTTGCAGAGAGATCCCAAGCCATTGGCCAAACAAACAACATCATCCGGCAATGCAAGTCCGAAAAAACCGCTAACACCACAACAGCCTAGACAACGTAAGGGCAACTATAATTTCCGCAAGCCCCCAGCAGAGGGAGATGATTTGATGCCAGCTCATGGAGGGCTGCAGCGTAATTTCGATAGTAATTATCCATCCAACGAGGATGAAAAACGTGATGtgtttgcaaattttaaattcagacGCAATAACAAATCCTCAAATCGTAGTTATAATAATTTAggtaaaaaagacaaaaacgtCACTTGGACATTGTCCCCGACGACAACTGTCAGTACTATGCAGCCCTCTAACACCATGCCAAAAGATGAATAG